In Vigna angularis cultivar LongXiaoDou No.4 chromosome 8, ASM1680809v1, whole genome shotgun sequence, one DNA window encodes the following:
- the LOC128193680 gene encoding uncharacterized protein LOC128193680 — protein sequence MKFVKEFKTHLEETIPEWRDKFLCYKPLKKLLNHHLPLIQEIVFAQLGAVRAWRVYERRRYRRDRGEDERPEQEGNRTVADERSEPEITRGEDERPQRGEDERVGQQGVRTNALSEQSEDVRSERTGQRRERTSVMNEQSMDERPEQVEATRGEDVRPKEESVMEGRLNAVEGRMETLEISMGGLESTVQELVRVIGERGRRDDGHLDGSQGSINGRRNDEDERDGSGVEGGHREEQPYWRRRVELPVFEGSEPMNWIYRADKFFELQGVPEDEKLRLAYISMEGIAGHWFRFWREKARNRSWAGLKEALVVRFGGRNRGTVFERLASCKQSGSVGDYIQEFEVLVGQAEKIPEAQLMGYFMAGLQEGIRNQLRLLDPKEFMDVMRLARDVEAFQAGARASGGIISKGQTWGKPSGSVARVDPSRHNQNRTGSVEKEGGPRREGERTFPNVQGRNVRDLPYAEYVKRREEGRCFRCGGPFGPGHRCPERGLRMLILAEEEEPGGEEEVEVELEQMELSAFSVGGLTQARTMKLHGQIGTKQVLILIDSGASHNFISKELVEDLALPVVDTPPYRVSLGDGQRKETRGCCEAVTIHMGEVVINERFHLFELGGVDVILGVEWLAKLGEVTLNWGQLTMAYVQAGRKMTIKGDPTLTRRLVEPAALLKMKEVEVWLLMWELGETEKEEEQRPYAQVKETFDPELTRKQTFDMMRILERYTNVFHEPNGLPPDRGMVHQIPLKEGTDPVNVRPYRYPHVMKGEIEKQVAEMLKAGVIRSSNSPYSSPVILVKKKDGSWRFCVDYRALNRATVPDKFPIPLIEELLDELRGAKYFSKVDLKSGYHQIRMGAGDIEKTAFRTHQGHYEFMVMSFGLTNAPATFQSAMNKLLQPYLRKFVLVFFDDILVYSRTWEEHLEHVGTVLRELVANRWVANRKKCEFGRTQIGYLGHRISEKGVEMDEDKVRAVMEWEKPKTVKALRGFLGLTGYYRRFVKDYGKIARPLTDLLKKGQFAWTEQAEEAMLRLKKAITTAPVLILPDFDQPFHIECDASGRGIGAVLMQGKQPIAFFSKALSEGSLGKSIYEKELMALVLAIQHWRPYLLGQRFVVHTDQRSLKYLLEQRITTQNQQNWLAKLLGYDFEIVYKSGVTNKVADALSRKDEDELQDEKELTVIARPYWQDFREILEEVEADEELRKVIDDLKKDPNSHPSFTLENERLHYKGRLVLSAHSAWVPKLIAEFHTTQTGGHSGVYRTYRKVAQSLYWVGMKKAVTEFVASCLVCQQHKYLTSSPQGLLQPLPIPNAIWEEISMNFIVKLPKSRGYDAVLVVVDRLSKYGHFIPLKHPYSARTIAEVFVKEIVRLHGVPLSIVSDRDPLFLSNFWKELFKLQGTQLKMSTAYHPESDGQTEVVNRILEGYLRCFCSEQPKGWSIVLPWAEYWYNTSYQESAKCTPFETVYGRPPPSLHRFVPGETLVEAVNQELQTRDEALHQLKFHLARAQELMVRQADKARRPSQVGVGDWVYLKIRPHRQTTMSSTVQSKLAARYFGPFLVIQQVGAVAFKLQLPASARIHPVFHASQLKTAVGDHRIEQELPIDLEMEEPSPRPVRVLDKRLVQQGEDERQEVLIEWQEGGPDGATWEDALTIQDQYPDFNLEGKVDLQEVGNVRAWRVYERRRYRRDRGEDERPEQEGNRTVADERSEPEITRGEDERPQRGEDERVGQQGVRTNALSEQSEDVRSERTGQRRERTSVMNEQSMDERPEQVEATRGEDELKERIERLKDKSSHSEMYTSDCEFSEEMMDIRKDLVTIHGEMVLLKNYSSLNFAGLIKILKKYDKRIGGLLRLPFTQFVLRQPFFTTEPSGLLL from the exons ATGAAATTTGTGAAAGAGTTCAAGACCCATTTGGAAGAAACCATCCCTGAGTGGAGGGATAAGTTCCTCTGTTATAAACCATTGAAGAAACTCCTGAATCACCACCTTCCTTTAAT TCAGGAAATTGTGTTTGCACAATTGG GAGCTGTTAGGGCCTGGCGAGTGTACGAGAGAAGAAGATATAGGAGGGATAGGGgagaggacgagcgtcctgagcaAGAAGGGAACCGTACTGTAGCGGACGAGCGTTCTGAGCCGGAGATAACgaggggcgaggacgaacgtcctcagcGAGGGGAGGACGAGCGAGTGGGGCAACAAGGagtgaggacgaacgccctgaGCGAGCAGAGCGAGGACGTGCGTTCGGAGCGAACGGGGCAACGAAGAGAAAGGACGAGCGTCATGAACGAGCAgagcatggacgagcgtcctgagcaAGTGGAGGCGACGAGGGgcgaggacgtgcgtcctaa GGAGGAAAGCGTCATGGAAGGAAGGCTGAATGCTGTGGAAGGAAGGATGGAGACCCTAGAAATCTCCATGGGCGGACTAGAGTCGACAGTCCAGGAATTGGTGAGGGTGATAGGGGAGCGAGGTCGACGGGATGATGGACACCTTGATGGTAGTCAGGGATCGATCAATGGAAGAAGGAATGACGAGGATGAGAGGGATGGCAGCGGCGTAGAGGGTGGACACCGAGAGGAGCAGCCGTACTGGAGGAGGAGGGTCGAGTTACCCGTATTCGAAGGCAGCGAACCTATGAACTGGATTTATAGGGCGGACAAATTTTTCGAACTGCAAGGGGTACCAGAGGACGAAAAGTTGCGTCTAGCATACATCAGCATGGAAGGGATAGCCGGACACTGGTTCCGGTTTTGGAGGGAGAAAGCCAGGAACCGATCGTGGGCAGGATTAAAAGAGGCATTGGTGGTTCGGTTTGGAGGCAGAAATCGAGGAACGGTCTTCGAGAGGCTGGCATCCTGTAAACAATCAGGGTCCGTGGGAGACTATATCCAAGAGTTCGAGGTGCTGGTGGGCCAAGCAGAAAAAATACCCGAGGCACAGTTGATGGGGTATTTCATGGCAGGACTACAGGAGGGTATTCGTAACCAACTCAGGTTGCTTGACCCGAAGGAGTTCATGGACGTCATGAGACTAGCAAGGGACGTGGAGGCGTTCCAAGCTGGAGCAAGGGCAAGCGGGGGAATCATCAGCAAAGGACAAACGTGGGGAAAACCGAGCGGTTCAGTGGCAAGGGTGGATCCTAGCCGCCACAATCAGAACCGAACAGGTTCCGTTGAGAAGGAAGGAGGCCCAAGGAGAGAAGGCGAACGTACGTTCCCTAACGTTCAAGGCAGGAACGTACGGGATTTACCGTACGCTGAGTACGTCAAACGTAGGGAGGAAGGAAGGTGTTTCAGGTGTGGAGGACCGTTCGGTCCGGGGCATCGCTGTCCAGAAAGGGGACTACGGATGCTGATATTGGCAGAAGAGGAGGAGCCAGGAGGAGAAGAAGAGGTGGAGGTTGAACTCGAACAAATGGAGCTATCTGCTTTCTCGGTAGGAGGGCTCACCCAGGCCAGGACGATGAAGCTACATGGGCAGATAGGGACGAAGCAGGTTCTGATTCTGATTGACAGTGGCGCCAGCCACAATTTCATAAGCAAGGAATTGGTAGAAGATCTAGCATTACCCGTAGTAGATACACCACCCTACAGGGTGAGTTTGGGGGATGGACAGAGAAAGGAGACGAGGGGGTGCTGTGAGGCCGTAACGATCCACATGGGAGAGGTTGTGATCAATGAACGATTTCACCTGTTCGAGTTGGGCGGAGTGGATGTGATACTGGGGGTAGAATGGTTGGCCAAGCTGGGCGAGGTAACCTTAAATTGGGGGCAACTAACTATGGCGTACGTTCAAGCAGGGCGCAAAATGACAATTAAAGGAGACCCAACTCTAACTCGGAGATTGGTGGAACCTGCAGCGTTGCTTAAGATGAAGGAAGTAGAGGTCTGGTTGCTAATGTGGGAGCTTGGGGAGacagagaaggaggaggagcaAAGACCGTACGCTCAGGTAAAAGAAACGTTCGATCCGGAGTTGACAAGGAAGCAGACGTTCGACATGATGCGAATCTTGGAACGGTACACGAACGTATTCCACGAGCCGAACGGACTACCGCCAGATAGGGGAATGGTTCATCAAATTCCCTTAAAAGAAGGTACGGACCCAGTGAATGTAAGGCCGTACAGATACCCCCATGTGATGAAGGGGGAGATTGAGAAACAGGTGGCGGAAATGCTGAAAGCAGGCGTTATAAGGTCGAGCAACAGTCCATATTCGAGCCCAGTAATTttggtaaagaagaaggatggcagctggAGATTTTGTGTGGACTACAGGGCCTTAAACCGAGCCACTGTACCTGATAAATTCCCTATCCCCTTGATAGAGGAGTTGTTAGACGAACTGAGGGGGgccaaatatttttcaaaggtGGATTTGAAGTCAGGCTATCATCAGATACGAATGGGAGCAGGCGACATAGAGAAAACGGCTTTCCGGACACACCAGGGTCACTACGAATTCATGGTGATGTCGTTCGGCCTAACCAACGCACCAGCCACTTTTCAGAGTGCCATGAACAAACTGTTGCAGCCTTATCTGCGGAAATTCGTACTGGTATTCTTTGATGATATACTGGTGTATAGCCGTACCTGGGAGGAGCACTTGGAGCATGTGGGGACGGTGCTAAGGGAGCTCGTGGCAAATAGATGGGTAGCCAACAGGAAGAAATGTGAATTCGGCAGAACCCAAATAGGTTATCTGGGCCACCGGATATCCGAGAAGGGTGTGGAGATGGACGAAGACAAGGTACGAGCCGTGATGGAGTGGGAGAAACCGAAGACGGTGAAGGCTTTGAGGGGGTTTCTGGGGCTGACGGGATATTACAGGAGGTTCGTGAAGGATTATGGAAAGATTGCCAGACCCTTGACCGACCTTCTTAAGAAGGGGCAGTTTGCATGGACGGAACAAGCAGAGGAAGCCATGTTAAGGTTGAAGAAGGCAATCACGACTGCTCCTGTATTGATTCTGCCTGATTTTGACCAGCCGTTTCACATTGAGTGTGACGCATCCGGAAGGGGAATTGGAGCGGTACTCATGCAAGGGAAGCAGCCCATAGCTTTCTTTAGCAAAGCGCTATCTGAGGGGTCGTTAGGGAAGTCAATATATGAGAAGGAATTAATGGCACTGGTTTTAGCCATACAACACTGGAGGCCGTACCTGTTGGGGCAACGGTTTGTGGTTCACACTGATCAGAGGAGTTTGAAGTACCTTTTGGAGCAACGCATCACTACCCAGAATCAGCAGAATTGGCTGGCAAAGCTCCTGGGATACGACTTTGAGATTGTGTACAAATCAGGGGTAACCAACAAAGTAGCGGACGCCCTATCACGCAAGGATGAGGATGAGTTGCAGGACGAGAAGGAATTGACGGTGATTGCTCGCCCGTACTGGCAAGATTTCAGGGAAATCTTGGAAGAAGTCGAGGCGGATGAGGAGTTAAGGAAAGTAATTGACGATTTGAAGAAAGACCCCAACTCCCACCCCTCGTTCACGCTGGAGAACGAGCGCTTGCACTATAAAGGGAGGCTCGTGCTGTCAGCCCATTCGGCCTGGGTGCCCAAGTTGATAGCCGAATTCCATACCACACAGACCGGAGGCCACTCGGGGGTCTACCGCACGTACCGCAAGGTGGCGCAATCTCTTTATTGGGTGGGAATGAAGAAAGCCGTAACCGAGTTCGTTGCAAGCTGTCTGGTCTGTCAACAACATAAATACTTGACCTCATCACCGCAAGGGTTGCTGCAACCGTTACCCATTCCCAACGCAATTTGGGAGGAGATAAGCATGAATTTTATTGTCAAATTACCCAAGTCTAGAGGATATGATGCTGTGTTAGTGGTGGTGGACCGTCTCAGCAAATACGGACATTTCATACCCTTAAAGCACCCTTATTCCGCACGCACCATAGCCGAAGTCTTTGTGAAGGAGATCGTCCGATTGCATGGGGTGCCTCTATCTATAGTAAGTGACCGCGACCCACTGTTCTTGAGTAATTTTTGGAAGGAGTTGTTCAAATTACAAGGCACTCAACTAAAGATGAGCACCGCCTATCATCCTGAATCAGATGGGCAGACGGAGGTTGTCAACAGGATCTTGGAGGGGTATTTGAGATGTTTTTGTTCCGAACAGCCCAAGGGATGGAGCATCGTATTACCATGGGCGGAATACTGGTACAACACCAGCTACCAGGAGTCAGCCAAATGTACCCCATTTGAAACCGTCTATGGGAGGCCGCCCCCCTCACTGCACAGGTTCGTTCCAGGGGAAACCTTAGTGGAAGCAGTAAATCAGGAGTTACAGACAAGAGATGAAGCACTCCACCAGCTAAAGTTCCATCTAGCCAGGGCTCAAGAATTAATGGTGAGGCAGGCCGACAAGGCAAGGAGGCCGTCCCAAGTAGGGGTGGGAGATTGGGTCTATTTGAAGATTAGACCTCACCGACAAACTACGATGTCGTCCACAGTACAATCTAAACTGGCCGCTCGTTATTTTGGACCTTTCCTGGTCATTCAGCAAGTGGGGGCAGTCGCATTTAAGCTGCAATTACCAGCATCCGCACGGATACATCCCGTGTTCCATGCGTCACAGTTAAAGACGGCAGTAGGGGACCACCGGATCGAGCAGGAGTTACCAATAGACTTAGAGATGGAGGAACCGTCACCACGGCCGGTCAGAGTCTTGGATAAACGGCTGGTGCAGCAGGGAGAGGACGAACGGCAGGAAGTCTTGATCGAATGGCAAGAGGGAGGTCCTGATGGGGCGACATGGGAAGATGCCCTCACCATCCAAGATCAATATCCCGACTTCAACCTTGAGGGCAAGGTTGATCTTCAGGAGGTGGGTAATGTTAGGGCCTGGCGAGTGTACGAGAGAAGAAGATATAGGAGGGATAGGGGAGAGGATGAGCGTCCTGAGCAAGAAGGGAACCGTACTGTAGCGGACGAGCGTTCTGAGCCGGAGATAACgaggggcgaggacgaacgtcctcagcGAGGGGAGGACGAGCGAGTGGGGCAACAAGGagtgaggacgaacgccctgaGCGAGCAGAGCGAGGACGTGCGTTCGGAGCGAACGGGGCAACGAAGAGAAAGGACGAGCGTCATGAACGAGCAgagcatggacgagcgtcctgagcaAGTGGAGGCGACGAGGGgcgaggac GAGCTGAAAGAGAGAATCGAGCGTCTTAAAGATAAAAGCAGCCACAGTGAAATGTACACATCTGACTGTGAATTCAGTGAAGAAATGATGGACATCAGGAAGGACTTGGTTACCATCCATGGAGAAATGGTGCTCCTCAAAAACTACAGTTCTTTAAACTTTGCAG gactaattaaaattttgaagaagtATGATAAAAGAATTGGTGGGTTGTTGCGTTTGCCTTTTACACAATTTGTTCTTCGTCAACCATTTTTCACCACCGAACCCAGTGGGTTGTTGTTATGA